The nucleotide window AGCAGAACGCCGCGCTGCGTCACGCGATCGGCGGTGTGCTCGAGACCCTGCCCGCGCAGATGGCGTTCCTCTGCCCGAACGTGAACTCCTACCGTCGTTTCGGCGCACAGTTCTATGTGCCGAACTCGCCGACCTGGGGCCTGGACAACCGCACCGTGGCCCTGCGCGTACCCACCGGCTCCGCCGACGCCGTACGCCTGGAGCACCGCGTGGCGGGCGCCGATGCCAACCCGTACCTGCTGATGGCCGCCGTACTGGCGGGCGTGCATCATGGCCTGGTCAACAAGATCGAGCCGGGGGCACCGGTGGAAGGCAACAGCTACGAGCAGAACGAGCAAAGCCTGCCGAACAACCTGCGCGATGCCCTGCGCGAGCTGGACGACAGCGAAGTCATGGCCAAGTACATCGATCCGAAGTACATCGATATCTTCGTGGCCTGCAAGGAAAGCGAGCTGGAAGAGTTCGAACACTCCATCTCCGACCTTGAGTACAACTGGTACCTGCATACCGTTTAAACGGTTGCGGTAAAAAGAGAAACGCCGCCGCCCTCAGGGCCGCGGCGTTTTTTATGGCCGTTGTGGCGAGGGGATTTATCCCCGCTGGGGCGCGAAGCGGCCCTTCTTTTTTGGGGACTGCTGCGCAGCCCAGCGGGGATAAATCCCCTCGCCACAAAAGCGTATGGATCATCGGCTTGCTCTGCGTACAATGCGCGCAGCCCTGCAGGAGAGCCCCCATGACACGCACCGCCACCCCTCGCAAACCCCGCGCACGCAGCCAGGCCCGGATCGACTCGATCCTCGATGCCGCCCGCACGCTGCTGGCGGCTGAAGGCGTGGCCAGCCTGTCGATCTACAGCGTGGCCGAGCGCGCCGAGATCCCGCCCTCCTCCGTGTATCACTTTTTCGCCAGCGTGCCGGCCCTGCTCGAAGCGCTCACCGCCGACGTTCACGCCGCCTTCCGCGCGTGCCTCCAGGCACCGATCGATCATGACGCGCTGCACCATTGGCACGACCTGTCGCGACTGGTGGAACAGCGCATGCTGACGATCTACGGCCAGGACGCAGCTGCACGCCAGTTGATCCTGGCCCAGCATGGCCTGACCGAAGTCACCCAGGCCGACCGCCAGCACGATCTCGAGCTGAGTGACCTGATGCACAAAGTCTTCGCCCGGCATTTCGAACTGCCGACACTGCCCAATGACGTCGACGTCTTCGCCCTCGCCATGGAGCTGGGCGACCGGGTCTACGCCCGCTCGGTGCAACAACACGGCCAGATCACCCCGCGCCTGGCTGAAGAAGGCATGCGAGTGTTCGATGCATACCTGGGGTTGTATCTGCCGCCGTATCTGCCCAAGCGCGACGTGGTCTGATCTTCAGCCCTTCATACGTACAGCACCCATTGCGCCTAGAGCGAGCTCCAGCTCAGCGCCATCCAGGTGGCGCCCGTAATGGGCGCCAAGCTCATCTTCCCACCCGATCACTTCGTCCAGGACACTGGCTGCCTGCTGGGGCGTCAAGGCGAAGTGCATACAGTGGCTGAGCAGGTTTTCCCGGGTGACGACTCGCCCACTCCGACCGACTGCCATCGAAAGATAGGGCGGCGAAGAACCATCGAGTCCTGGCACCACGTCGTACATCGGCGCCAACCGCCATCGCCCCTTGAGCCAAAGGATTGCGTGGTTTTTCGGATGATCGTCGTCATTGCCAACCAACGCGTTAAAACACATGCGCTTGAATAGTTCACGCAAGTCGTCATCCGGTACTCCCCGCCGCTTCATTTCATTCGCAAGCCCGGCATAAACCCAGGCGCTGCGATCATTGGATTGCCAATCGGCATCCAGCAATGTCAACCCACTGAGCATTGGTATGCGGCGCCCGGCTTCAGCGATTGGAAAACGGTCGAATCGTTTGACCAGCAGCGTTGAGGGTGCGCCGGCATATAGCGCAGTTTTCGCGACATTCAGCCCCTTGGATGCCGCGAACGTCATACAAGCATGCTCCATGGCCGGAACATCACAGATGTCATAGCGATCCCGGGGTTTGGCCAGAATGAACACGCCCTCATCCTGCAATGTTCGCTTCGGTCTTGCGCCCCCCAGAGAGGAGCGTTGCTTACGTAGCAGGAGAGTCCTGATCGCCTCATCATCCAGCTGGTTATCGAAGATGGCGTCGGCCGCTTCGATAAACGCAGCGAGGCCTTTCAAGGAAGGCAACGCTTCCTGGCCGACACCATGGGGCGGATGAGGAGTTGCACCAGCCATCAGATTGCCTGCGCGATCGTTGTTCGGTGACTTGAGTAAATATCCGACAGGGCTCAGATCCGTTCGATGAAGGTCCCGCAAAACGCGCTCCCCCCAACCATCAGGCATTGCATCGTTGATGAAACCCGGTACGCCACGGTTAGTGGCAATGCCAACGAAGGGTTGGACACGAAGTGGATAACGGATCGGGTCGGGTACCCAGACATGGCCGGCAACATAATCGGGGTCGTAAATAAACTCCCCCTGACCATTCTCGATGCTCAACCGGCCCAGTGTATGAACCTCTCCAGTTTCGGGATCTTCCACATAGATATAAGCCTTGGGCATCAGAAGTCCCCCTTAGCACCGGCCAGCCGCACGCGGGTTTTGTGTGGTGCTTGAACGGACGCAAGGGATGAGGCTTCGATCTGCTGGCGACTCTGAAACACTTCCTGGGTCAATCCCAATTGCCACAGAACCAGCATGAATGATCGCAATTCCACGGACGGGTCACCGGCCTCGATCTTGCGCACCGTTCTTTCCGAAACGGCCAATGACGCGGCGAGATCTTTTTGTCGCTGTCGGCTTTGCAGGCGCCTGCTTTTTACCAATACCCCAATGGCGTGGAGGCTGTCGGCACATTCGATAGGGAAAAACTCATTCATTAAACGGCGCTCAGAGGCTGCTAAGACATGCTAAAGCAAACTATAGCACCGCTTAAATAAAATAAACGCTAGAAAAAGTCAGGCATTAACATCCTTATAAGTCTCTTTATCTTCAATAAAGAGCATTTAAAGACCCCTTATAATTCCATCTACGCTACGTGGTAGCGCAGCCAGAGACGCTCCGTGTTCCAAATGTGTCCGCAGCGCACTCCCAAACAAAGAGCGTGGGATGAGCCCCAAAAGGCCAACGCCGTTCGGG belongs to Pseudomonas sp. B21-028 and includes:
- a CDS encoding transcriptional regulator; amino-acid sequence: MNEFFPIECADSLHAIGVLVKSRRLQSRQRQKDLAASLAVSERTVRKIEAGDPSVELRSFMLVLWQLGLTQEVFQSRQQIEASSLASVQAPHKTRVRLAGAKGDF
- a CDS encoding TetR/AcrR family transcriptional regulator, which gives rise to MTRTATPRKPRARSQARIDSILDAARTLLAAEGVASLSIYSVAERAEIPPSSVYHFFASVPALLEALTADVHAAFRACLQAPIDHDALHHWHDLSRLVEQRMLTIYGQDAAARQLILAQHGLTEVTQADRQHDLELSDLMHKVFARHFELPTLPNDVDVFALAMELGDRVYARSVQQHGQITPRLAEEGMRVFDAYLGLYLPPYLPKRDVV
- a CDS encoding type II toxin-antitoxin system HipA family toxin, with amino-acid sequence MPKAYIYVEDPETGEVHTLGRLSIENGQGEFIYDPDYVAGHVWVPDPIRYPLRVQPFVGIATNRGVPGFINDAMPDGWGERVLRDLHRTDLSPVGYLLKSPNNDRAGNLMAGATPHPPHGVGQEALPSLKGLAAFIEAADAIFDNQLDDEAIRTLLLRKQRSSLGGARPKRTLQDEGVFILAKPRDRYDICDVPAMEHACMTFAASKGLNVAKTALYAGAPSTLLVKRFDRFPIAEAGRRIPMLSGLTLLDADWQSNDRSAWVYAGLANEMKRRGVPDDDLRELFKRMCFNALVGNDDDHPKNHAILWLKGRWRLAPMYDVVPGLDGSSPPYLSMAVGRSGRVVTRENLLSHCMHFALTPQQAASVLDEVIGWEDELGAHYGRHLDGAELELALGAMGAVRMKG